A part of Onthophagus taurus isolate NC chromosome 7, IU_Otau_3.0, whole genome shotgun sequence genomic DNA contains:
- the LOC111425695 gene encoding antifreeze protein Maxi-like → MARFYVIFACLFAINFAETRQAAVSDSESAAGGHFSSISLSDGGYGGGYGGKDTYSAGSGLKTIAQGSADQANNAVANQHAAARNAAFAAKSTLAQAAAGAAATAQAALIGKHILVQRLQQDVAEAHQQLEAELRQLEQAQRSAAASQAAADQAQEGANAVSAALNAAQGTLAHAQQAADAAHAELGSQEAMVGHAQQRYNSLSQQLQSAQADLHVTQSAAQQAEAAAQIAQSNAAQAAEKAQSAGLQGHGSYEGYHH, encoded by the exons ATGGCAAGATTTTACGTCATTTTCGCTTGTTTat TCGCAATCAATTTTGCTGAAACAAGGCAAGCAGCTGTTAGTGACAGTGAATCGGCCGCTGGAGGACATTTCTCGTCTATTTCTCTTTCGGACGGTGGATACGGTGGTGGATATGGGGGAAAAGACACTTACAGCGCTGGAAGTGGATTAAAAACTATCGCTCAAGGATCAGCAGATCAAGCCAACAACGCCGTAGCTAACCAACATGCAGCTGCAAGAAACGCCGCTTTTGCTGCAAAGAGTACTTTAGCCCAAGCAGCCGCCGGA gCTGCAGCAACAGCTCAAGCTGCCCTCATCGGAAAACACATTTTAGTTCAACGTCTCCAACAAGACGTCGCCGAAGCTCACCAACAACTCGAAGCTGAACTTCGTCAATTGGAACAAGCCCAAAGATCCGCCGCGGCTTCTCAAGCTGCCGCCGACCAAGCTCAAGAAGGTGCAAACGCCGTTAGCGCAGCTTTGAATGCCGCCCAAGGAACTTTAGCCCATGCCCAACAAGCAGCCGATGCCGCTCACGCCGAATTGGGGTCTCAAGAAGCTATGGTAGGACACGCCCAACAAAGGTACAACTCTCTCAGTCAACAACTCCAATCTGCTCAAGCTGATTTACACGTAACTCAATCCGCTGCACAGCAAGCCGAAGCTGCTGCACAAATTGCTCAATCGAACGCCGCTCAAGCAGCTGAAAAAGCTCAATCAGCTGGATTACAAGGTCATGGAAGTTATGAAGGAtatcatcattaa